In Brevibacterium zhoupengii, the following are encoded in one genomic region:
- a CDS encoding FAD-dependent oxidoreductase has product MTFGPRPRDRWAENIPAPQGRTRPLRPKQVTVIGGGIAGLAAATILTEHGVKVTVIEKNDHLGGRVSAWPVAADRTMSRGFHAFFRQYYNLRDLLSRADPELHRLRPVDDYPLTHRRGTTDTFASIPRTPPFNLLGFVWQSPTFPLRKLLDVDISAAVELIDVEFPATYRRYDGESAADFLNRLRFPDEARHLALEVFARSFFADPHDFSAGELIAMFHTYFTGSAEGLLFDVPNDDYDTALWTPLADYLTELGVTIHTGERVASLESTSAGWTVSTGGGEIHGDAVVLAADPARARDLLRGSRDSIVRTDPVAHGWLENVDSLTNAPAFAVLRLWLGGPVADHRSPFLGTSGYDLLDNVSVLERFEDGARQWAQSHNGSVLELHAYALDIDADPSEQEKADIVARLLSDLHQVYPETAHLPIVDQELLIEADCALTDTRPWDERPEAATPIPGLVIAGDYVRCDLPVALMERAATTGYMAANHLLASWRVEGTALWSPPRRGLLRRGVVGRVRHSEKGLTRRHR; this is encoded by the coding sequence ATGACATTTGGACCACGGCCGAGGGACCGATGGGCTGAGAACATCCCGGCACCGCAGGGACGCACTCGCCCACTCAGGCCCAAACAGGTCACCGTCATCGGCGGCGGCATCGCAGGACTGGCCGCGGCCACGATCCTGACCGAACACGGCGTCAAGGTCACGGTGATCGAGAAGAACGACCACCTCGGCGGGCGTGTGAGTGCATGGCCGGTCGCGGCCGATCGGACCATGAGCCGAGGATTCCACGCCTTCTTCCGGCAGTACTACAACCTGCGCGATCTGCTCAGTCGGGCAGACCCTGAGCTTCACCGTCTGCGTCCCGTCGACGACTATCCCCTCACCCACCGCCGAGGCACCACGGACACCTTCGCCTCGATCCCCCGGACTCCCCCGTTCAATCTCCTCGGATTCGTCTGGCAGAGTCCCACGTTTCCCCTCCGCAAGCTCCTCGACGTCGACATCTCGGCTGCGGTGGAACTCATCGACGTCGAGTTTCCCGCCACCTACCGACGCTACGACGGCGAATCCGCGGCCGACTTCCTCAACCGGCTGCGCTTCCCCGACGAAGCCCGACATCTGGCGTTGGAAGTCTTCGCACGCTCGTTCTTCGCCGATCCGCACGATTTCTCCGCCGGTGAGCTCATCGCCATGTTCCACACCTACTTCACCGGATCGGCGGAAGGGCTGCTCTTCGACGTCCCCAACGATGACTACGACACCGCTCTCTGGACACCGCTGGCCGACTATCTCACCGAACTCGGTGTGACGATCCACACCGGTGAGAGGGTGGCTTCACTGGAATCCACCTCGGCGGGTTGGACGGTGTCGACCGGCGGCGGCGAGATCCACGGCGATGCCGTGGTCCTCGCCGCCGACCCTGCGCGAGCTCGTGATCTGCTGAGGGGCAGCCGCGACTCGATCGTGCGCACCGATCCAGTCGCGCACGGGTGGCTTGAGAACGTCGACTCGCTGACGAACGCACCTGCCTTCGCTGTGCTGCGTCTCTGGCTCGGTGGGCCCGTGGCCGACCACCGCTCACCGTTCCTGGGCACCAGCGGATATGACCTTCTCGACAATGTCTCGGTGCTCGAACGTTTCGAGGACGGGGCCAGGCAGTGGGCGCAATCCCACAACGGCTCGGTCCTGGAACTCCACGCCTACGCGCTCGACATCGACGCTGACCCGTCTGAGCAGGAGAAGGCTGACATCGTGGCCCGCCTGCTCTCTGACTTACATCAGGTCTACCCCGAAACCGCTCATCTGCCCATCGTGGACCAAGAGCTGCTCATCGAAGCAGACTGCGCGTTGACGGATACCCGTCCCTGGGATGAGCGACCCGAAGCTGCCACCCCGATTCCGGGATTGGTCATCGCCGGTGATTATGTGCGCTGCGACTTGCCTGTGGCACTCATGGAACGTGCCGCAACGACCGGTTACATGGCGGCCAATCATCTGCTCGCCTCGTGGAGGGTCGAGGGGACCGCGCTGTGGTCGCCACCGCGCCGCGGCCTGCTGAGACGCGGGGTGGTGGGGCGGGTGCGACACAGCGAGAAGGGCCTTACGAGGAGACACCGATGA
- a CDS encoding TspO/MBR family protein, with protein MTADWKRFIIPSAVCAGAATLGALGTKVDSAWYTNLKKPAWQPPGKVFGPAWTTLYSLTAFASGRALNRLSDSRDRRAYLGELGVNMAVNVAWSWLFFSARRPDASLLASAVLEASTLRLLKRAATVDRVSAAALAPYAAWVGFATALNAEILRLNPDETSRCQPLTRTKSV; from the coding sequence ATGACCGCCGATTGGAAACGCTTCATCATTCCGTCCGCTGTGTGTGCCGGAGCGGCCACGCTCGGGGCACTCGGGACGAAAGTCGATTCCGCCTGGTATACGAATCTGAAGAAGCCTGCCTGGCAACCACCGGGCAAGGTGTTCGGCCCCGCATGGACAACCCTGTACTCATTGACAGCATTCGCATCGGGGCGAGCGCTGAACCGCTTGTCAGACAGTCGGGACCGGCGAGCATATCTGGGTGAGTTGGGCGTCAACATGGCAGTCAATGTGGCATGGAGCTGGCTGTTCTTCTCCGCCCGTCGCCCGGACGCCTCTCTCCTTGCGTCAGCCGTGTTGGAAGCCTCGACTCTGAGACTGCTGAAGAGGGCCGCCACGGTCGATCGGGTGTCGGCTGCCGCGCTCGCGCCGTACGCGGCGTGGGTGGGATTCGCAACCGCCCTCAACGCGGAGATCCTCCGTCTCAATCCCGACGAAACGAGCCGGTGCCAGCCCCTCACTCGAACGAAGAGCGTCTGA
- a CDS encoding cryptochrome/photolyase family protein: protein MAAADECLTLVWFRDDLRVSDHSALTAARADGRVIAVWVREVRDVEGLGPRPLGGASRWWAHESLAVLHQELADLGIPLLFAAGEAAAIIPQLASSLGVDAVRWSRRYAPASRTLDGQIKTVLDDQGFAAHSHSGSLLVEPWTAAPQGGDHYKVFTPFWKAVSGREVGDVLPTPEPQSPLDPALVESARKCTAVTDLDGLGLLDGTETGSGDFAAAQGPRWWQNTIACHWSPGARAAGEQLEDLAAGINGYSTTRDVPSDAKSTSRLSPRLRFGELSPRQLLHAARTTTSVTPEDRAAWNRQLYWREFSWHLTYHYPNIDYTPIRDEFRHFPYEDDDEALAHWRSGTTGYPLVDAGMAQLWETGWMHNRVRMVTASFLTKNLLQHWWSGEQWFWDTLVDADEANNAVSWQWVAGSGADAAPYFRVFNPERQRERFDPDGAYIDDWLPYPPDASPTPIVGLADSRQAALSAYDRMKNMSAGAVSSRPVSADDDEARTV, encoded by the coding sequence ATGGCCGCTGCCGACGAGTGCCTCACCCTGGTGTGGTTTCGTGACGATCTGCGTGTCAGCGACCATTCGGCGCTTACAGCGGCGCGTGCCGATGGACGGGTCATCGCGGTGTGGGTCCGTGAGGTCCGCGATGTTGAGGGGCTGGGGCCCAGACCGTTAGGCGGGGCAAGCCGGTGGTGGGCGCACGAATCGCTGGCAGTTCTCCACCAGGAGCTCGCTGATCTGGGCATTCCACTGCTCTTCGCCGCAGGAGAGGCGGCAGCGATCATTCCGCAGCTGGCCAGCAGCCTCGGCGTCGATGCGGTCCGGTGGTCGCGCCGCTATGCTCCGGCCTCGCGGACTCTCGACGGCCAGATCAAAACTGTGCTGGACGATCAGGGCTTCGCAGCCCATTCCCACAGCGGGTCTCTCCTCGTCGAACCCTGGACGGCCGCACCTCAGGGTGGTGACCATTACAAGGTCTTCACCCCGTTCTGGAAGGCCGTGTCAGGACGCGAGGTCGGTGACGTGCTGCCGACGCCGGAACCACAGTCACCACTGGACCCGGCTCTGGTGGAATCGGCACGCAAATGCACAGCCGTGACCGACCTCGACGGACTGGGACTCCTCGACGGTACGGAGACCGGTTCAGGGGACTTCGCTGCAGCCCAGGGGCCACGATGGTGGCAGAACACCATCGCCTGCCACTGGTCGCCGGGAGCCCGGGCTGCCGGCGAGCAGCTTGAAGATCTGGCGGCGGGCATCAACGGCTACAGCACCACCAGAGATGTGCCCTCGGATGCGAAGAGCACCTCTCGACTCTCGCCGAGGCTGCGATTCGGAGAACTGTCACCGCGGCAGCTCCTCCACGCCGCACGAACGACGACATCCGTCACTCCAGAAGATCGCGCAGCATGGAACCGTCAGCTCTACTGGCGCGAATTCTCCTGGCATCTGACCTATCACTACCCCAACATCGACTACACACCGATCAGAGACGAGTTCCGACACTTCCCCTACGAAGACGACGATGAGGCTCTGGCCCACTGGAGGTCGGGTACTACCGGCTATCCCCTCGTCGATGCAGGAATGGCACAGCTGTGGGAGACCGGGTGGATGCACAATCGGGTCCGCATGGTCACGGCGAGCTTTCTCACCAAGAACCTCCTCCAGCATTGGTGGTCAGGCGAGCAATGGTTCTGGGACACCCTCGTCGACGCCGATGAAGCCAACAACGCGGTCTCCTGGCAGTGGGTTGCCGGCAGCGGTGCCGACGCGGCTCCCTATTTCCGTGTTTTCAATCCCGAACGCCAACGCGAACGCTTCGACCCCGACGGTGCTTATATCGACGACTGGCTTCCTTATCCCCCAGACGCCTCGCCCACCCCCATCGTTGGTCTCGCGGATTCGCGGCAGGCAGCGCTGAGTGCCTACGATCGAATGAAGAACATGTCCGCAGGAGCCGTATCCTCACGGCCTGTGTCCGCAGACGATGACGAGGCGAGGACGGTTTAG
- a CDS encoding SDR family oxidoreductase, translating to MRVLLAGCGDLGTRLGLRLVGSGHEVVGARRHPEQLPDSFEKLAVDLSNPGDLTIDDVDAVVITLTPDDYSDASYEQTYRRGVEGLISILDSQPQRVILVSSTRVLGSASPGETANEDTVPRPESGPARTLWKTEELIRATFPSASIVRAAGIYGREDSRLVEGVRSGRAVNYRRWTNRVHYRDLIRGLEALLFAPDPPQLLHAADSCAVQLGEVVEFLASVLDVAPPPDLREEPEAGRRIENTRFHDFLGSLEFPTFRDGYSH from the coding sequence ATGAGGGTGCTTCTGGCAGGATGCGGTGATCTGGGAACCCGTTTGGGACTGAGGCTGGTGGGCAGCGGGCATGAGGTCGTCGGTGCGCGCCGCCACCCCGAGCAGCTTCCCGACTCATTCGAAAAACTTGCTGTGGACCTCAGCAACCCCGGTGACCTCACCATCGACGACGTTGATGCAGTGGTGATCACGCTGACTCCCGATGACTATTCCGATGCGAGTTACGAGCAGACGTATCGCCGCGGAGTCGAAGGCCTGATCAGCATCCTGGACTCTCAACCCCAAAGGGTGATCCTCGTGTCCTCGACTCGAGTCCTCGGCAGTGCGTCGCCTGGCGAGACCGCGAATGAGGACACTGTGCCCCGACCTGAGTCGGGCCCTGCCCGCACTCTCTGGAAGACAGAAGAACTCATTCGTGCCACGTTCCCCTCCGCTTCCATCGTTCGGGCGGCCGGGATCTATGGTCGCGAGGATTCTCGGCTCGTCGAGGGAGTCCGGTCTGGTCGAGCAGTGAACTATCGCCGGTGGACGAATCGCGTTCACTACCGCGATCTGATCCGAGGCCTGGAAGCTCTCCTGTTCGCCCCTGACCCGCCGCAGCTGTTGCACGCCGCGGACTCGTGCGCAGTCCAACTGGGCGAGGTCGTCGAATTTCTGGCCTCCGTGCTGGACGTCGCGCCGCCACCAGATCTGAGAGAAGAGCCCGAGGCAGGGCGACGGATCGAGAACACTCGGTTCCATGACTTCCTCGGATCGCTGGAGTTCCCCACATTCCGCGACGGGTACTCGCATTAA
- a CDS encoding transcription termination/antitermination protein NusG, with the protein MAEFNTGDTVTITGEPMNGNTGKIEVFDEERGKYLVRVNDLAQHYYSADELEPFEG; encoded by the coding sequence ATGGCTGAATTCAACACAGGCGATACCGTGACGATCACCGGCGAACCCATGAATGGCAACACCGGCAAGATCGAGGTCTTCGACGAGGAACGGGGCAAGTACCTCGTTCGAGTCAACGACCTCGCACAGCACTACTACAGCGCAGACGAACTCGAGCCATTCGAGGGCTGA
- the crtI gene encoding phytoene desaturase family protein, translating to MTQRIGVIGGGAAGLATAALLAREGHTVDLFEQNSTLGGRIGSIEHDGYRFDTGPSWYLMPEVYEHFFNLVGTSAAAELDLRTLDPAYTVFSPASTSSPAQTITIPQGKARVLEVFERIEWGSSRSLNRYLASAERTKNMAIDYFLYNPFTSPMSMLRPEIMTALPTLVRLLTTSLERFSSTSVRHPVLRQILQYPAIFLGTDPRRAPAIYHLMSALDLSDGVQYPMGGFRTIVDALTRIVEESGVRVHTNAVIKHISAAPQGSGRRKVTGIVWTDQEGRNHDQHCDTVVSAADLHHTETQLLESVDRSFPESWWERVTSGPGAILVFLGIEGEVPQLPHHSLFFTNDWSTNFDDIFGPRPKISSPASAYVCKPSHTDPSVAPPEHENLFILIPVPADAGMGAGGRDGQGDPRIERAADRAIDQVARWAEIPDLRDRIRFRQTQGPTDFSSNFNSWLGGMLGPAHTLRQSAMFRAQNASEKVEGLYYAGATTAPGVGVPMCLISAELVLKRIRGDSSPGPLPIDDGLFETAVSQPSNGSSSSAL from the coding sequence ATGACGCAGCGCATCGGCGTCATCGGTGGCGGGGCAGCGGGACTGGCCACTGCCGCACTCTTGGCGCGCGAGGGACACACCGTCGACCTCTTCGAGCAGAACTCGACTCTCGGCGGTCGTATCGGCTCGATCGAACACGACGGTTATCGGTTTGACACCGGGCCGTCCTGGTACCTGATGCCGGAGGTCTACGAACACTTCTTCAACCTCGTCGGGACATCTGCAGCCGCCGAACTGGATCTGCGCACACTCGACCCGGCCTACACCGTATTCAGCCCCGCCTCGACATCCTCACCAGCGCAGACGATCACGATTCCGCAGGGCAAAGCACGAGTGCTCGAAGTCTTCGAACGGATCGAGTGGGGCAGCAGTCGTTCTCTGAACCGATATCTCGCTTCGGCCGAGCGCACCAAGAATATGGCGATCGACTACTTTCTCTACAATCCCTTCACCTCACCGATGTCGATGCTTCGGCCAGAGATCATGACCGCGCTCCCGACTTTGGTGCGTCTGCTCACTACATCTCTTGAGCGTTTCTCCTCCACCTCGGTGAGGCATCCCGTGCTGAGGCAGATCCTCCAATATCCGGCGATCTTCCTCGGCACGGACCCGCGGAGGGCACCGGCGATCTACCACCTGATGAGTGCCTTGGACCTCAGCGACGGGGTCCAATACCCGATGGGAGGATTCAGAACCATCGTCGACGCATTGACCCGTATCGTCGAAGAATCAGGGGTCCGTGTGCACACCAATGCGGTCATCAAACACATCTCTGCCGCACCACAAGGCAGCGGACGCCGAAAAGTCACTGGCATCGTCTGGACCGATCAGGAGGGCCGGAATCACGATCAACATTGTGACACCGTCGTCTCAGCCGCTGATCTCCACCACACGGAGACTCAGCTCCTGGAGTCTGTCGATCGGAGCTTCCCTGAAAGCTGGTGGGAGAGGGTGACGAGCGGGCCGGGCGCCATTCTCGTCTTTCTCGGAATCGAGGGTGAAGTCCCACAGCTTCCGCACCACTCACTGTTCTTCACGAACGACTGGTCGACTAACTTTGACGATATCTTCGGCCCTCGACCGAAGATCTCCTCCCCGGCATCGGCCTATGTGTGCAAACCCAGCCACACCGACCCCAGCGTGGCACCACCCGAGCACGAGAATCTGTTCATCCTCATCCCCGTGCCGGCTGATGCCGGAATGGGCGCTGGTGGCCGTGATGGGCAGGGAGATCCGCGCATTGAACGTGCAGCGGATCGAGCCATTGATCAGGTTGCCCGGTGGGCCGAGATTCCTGACCTGAGAGATCGGATCAGATTTCGGCAGACACAGGGGCCGACAGACTTCTCCAGCAACTTCAATTCGTGGCTCGGGGGGATGCTCGGACCCGCACATACGCTGCGGCAGAGTGCGATGTTCCGCGCGCAGAATGCCTCCGAAAAGGTGGAGGGGCTCTACTACGCAGGTGCGACTACGGCTCCCGGGGTCGGAGTGCCGATGTGTCTGATCAGCGCTGAACTTGTGCTCAAACGCATTCGAGGGGACTCAAGTCCGGGACCCCTGCCCATCGACGATGGCCTCTTCGAAACGGCGGTGTCTCAGCCCTCGAATGGCTCGAGTTCGTCTGCGCTGTAG
- a CDS encoding phytoene/squalene synthase family protein yields MVPKTHELFSHTAQQVAEAVISNYSTSFGLATRLLGPTHRHHIRNIYALVRIADEIVDGLAAEAGLDAGEQRELLDNFAAATRSALRFGISDNLVIHAFAQTARTTGITFDLIEPFFASMRADLGAASESLAPVRGLLADEHRDYVYGSAEVVGLMCLNVFLNDQVRTPAEVEALEFGARQLGAAFQNINFLRDLADDSVRLHRSYLTTESRLSDSDKTAWVIIIREQLAHAQATFSLLPKDARTAVRSAAALFAALNDRIAVTPVDRLYQERVRIPNAVKARLASQAILATAREGRT; encoded by the coding sequence ATGGTACCGAAGACCCACGAACTGTTCAGCCACACGGCCCAGCAGGTGGCCGAGGCCGTCATTTCGAACTATTCGACGTCTTTCGGACTGGCGACAAGGCTCCTCGGCCCCACCCACCGGCACCACATCCGCAACATCTACGCCCTCGTGAGGATCGCCGATGAGATCGTCGATGGTCTTGCCGCTGAGGCCGGACTCGATGCAGGTGAGCAGCGTGAACTGCTTGACAACTTCGCTGCCGCAACCCGCAGCGCACTGCGATTCGGCATCAGTGACAACCTCGTCATCCACGCGTTTGCGCAGACGGCGAGGACAACTGGAATCACATTTGATCTCATTGAGCCGTTCTTCGCCTCGATGCGAGCCGATCTGGGCGCCGCGAGTGAATCTCTCGCACCCGTCCGCGGTCTCCTCGCGGACGAACACCGCGATTACGTCTACGGTTCCGCCGAGGTGGTCGGCCTCATGTGCCTCAATGTCTTCCTCAACGATCAGGTCCGCACCCCCGCCGAGGTTGAGGCGCTGGAGTTCGGTGCGCGGCAGCTTGGGGCGGCGTTTCAGAACATCAACTTCCTCCGCGATCTGGCCGACGACAGTGTGCGCCTGCATCGCAGCTATCTCACCACTGAGAGTCGGCTCTCGGATTCTGATAAGACCGCGTGGGTGATCATCATCCGAGAGCAGCTCGCTCACGCTCAGGCCACGTTCTCCCTGCTGCCGAAGGACGCCAGGACGGCGGTGAGAAGCGCCGCGGCGCTCTTCGCCGCCCTCAATGACAGGATCGCCGTCACTCCCGTCGATCGCCTGTATCAGGAGCGCGTGCGCATCCCCAATGCGGTGAAAGCGCGGCTTGCCTCGCAGGCCATCCTTGCCACAGCGAGGGAGGGGCGAACATGA
- a CDS encoding SDR family oxidoreductase: protein MALSQFETIDPSPSPRTVLVLGATGYIGGRLVPRLLQAGHRVRVAVRSPQKLEQVPWADEVDIHRVDLDDGDGLIEAAAGADVIHHLVHSMGSGRDFEEKEAATARRVAEAAEAAGVRRIVYLGGLHPDKADLSMHMRSRAEVGRILIDSPVPAVAFQAGIIIGSGSASFEMVRHLALTLRLMPAPRWVTNHVEPLAVRDVLYYLLKAVDIDSDVNRAFDIGSHDVLKYAEIMKRFAAIAGLRPRHVLTLPLPAPTLSGIWVGLVTPLPFTLTLPLVQSLQEDAVTKDRDVDAVIPPPPDGLLDFEQSVRLALLREAEGAVDTNWDADAGGLDQAAKPLPNDPGWAGERVFTDDRTLHFPDLTPEQIWPVIESIGGRNGWYSWPLAWRVRGVWDKIVGGAGLNRGRRLPDRLRVGDPVDWWRVEELESEHRLLLRAEMRVSGSAWLEFTTTAAGRGCDFRQRAIFIPKGVRGRVYWAFVSPFHRLIFPAMAKNIARAAKKTHPDRR from the coding sequence GTGGCACTATCTCAATTCGAAACCATTGACCCCTCACCCAGTCCCCGCACGGTCCTCGTCCTCGGGGCCACCGGCTACATCGGGGGACGCCTCGTCCCTCGCCTTCTGCAGGCCGGTCACCGCGTTCGCGTCGCAGTGAGATCGCCGCAGAAGCTTGAGCAGGTGCCGTGGGCCGATGAGGTCGACATCCATCGCGTCGACCTCGACGATGGGGATGGTCTCATCGAAGCGGCAGCCGGAGCTGATGTCATCCACCACCTGGTCCATTCGATGGGATCGGGACGCGACTTCGAAGAGAAGGAGGCTGCAACTGCCAGGCGGGTTGCCGAAGCTGCAGAAGCGGCCGGTGTTCGACGCATCGTCTACCTCGGAGGACTCCATCCCGACAAGGCGGACCTGTCCATGCACATGCGCTCGCGAGCAGAGGTCGGCCGGATTCTCATCGACTCGCCCGTGCCCGCCGTCGCGTTCCAGGCGGGTATCATCATCGGCTCAGGATCGGCCTCCTTCGAGATGGTCCGTCACCTCGCCCTGACCTTGAGACTGATGCCGGCGCCGAGGTGGGTCACCAATCACGTTGAACCCCTGGCGGTCCGTGATGTGCTCTACTACCTCCTCAAGGCCGTCGACATCGACAGTGACGTCAATCGTGCCTTCGACATCGGATCCCATGATGTTCTCAAGTACGCCGAGATCATGAAGAGGTTCGCTGCGATCGCCGGACTCAGGCCCCGGCACGTCCTCACGCTGCCTCTGCCTGCACCGACGCTGTCCGGGATCTGGGTCGGCCTCGTCACCCCGCTGCCGTTCACACTGACTTTGCCGCTCGTCCAGTCACTGCAGGAAGACGCTGTGACCAAGGACCGCGACGTCGACGCTGTCATACCCCCGCCTCCCGACGGTCTGCTCGACTTTGAGCAGTCCGTGCGTCTGGCTCTGCTGCGCGAAGCCGAAGGGGCCGTCGACACCAATTGGGACGCCGATGCTGGAGGGCTCGACCAGGCTGCGAAGCCGCTGCCGAATGACCCCGGATGGGCCGGAGAACGCGTCTTCACAGACGACCGGACACTGCACTTCCCAGATCTGACTCCTGAGCAGATCTGGCCCGTCATCGAAAGCATCGGCGGGCGAAACGGATGGTACTCGTGGCCGCTGGCATGGAGAGTGCGCGGAGTCTGGGACAAGATTGTGGGAGGTGCCGGCCTCAATCGCGGGCGGCGGCTGCCCGATCGGCTTCGGGTCGGCGATCCGGTCGACTGGTGGCGGGTCGAGGAACTCGAGTCTGAACATCGACTCCTCCTGCGAGCGGAGATGCGGGTCTCGGGCAGCGCCTGGCTCGAATTCACCACCACCGCTGCCGGTCGCGGCTGCGACTTCAGGCAGCGAGCGATCTTCATTCCCAAGGGTGTCCGCGGTCGGGTCTATTGGGCATTCGTCTCACCATTCCATCGACTCATCTTTCCAGCCATGGCGAAGAACATTGCCCGGGCGGCGAAAAAAACTCACCCCGATCGACGCTGA